The DNA sequence GCCAGGTCCTCGATGTCGAGCTCGGTGTAGCGGCGCTGGTCGATGCCGGTCTTGGCGGCGATCTCGTCGGCGCTCATCGGTGACCAGGAGAACGCGGAGTTGCGGACGACGTCGTCGTTGGAGCAGACGTGCTCACCCCGGACGACGGCGAGCGCCTCCACCTTCGGCTGCACCGCGAACGCCTCGCGCACCCGGATCGGGGGCAGCGGGGCGACGGGCTCGACCGGGTCGGATTGGGTGGAGAGCCGGCCGCGCCGCGCCGGACGGGCGCCGGTGGCGCGGTCCAGGAACTGCTCGACGTCGCGGTTGCGCGGGTGGAAGGCGATGACGTACTCGTCGTCGCCGATCTCCTCGGCGGTGCGCAGCTCGGTGGCGGCACGGTCCCAGGGGTACTGGTTGTGCAGCACCATCGCCCACCGGGTCAGGGCCTCGAGCTCGGGACGCTCGGCGTGCGCGTCGAGGATCTCGGTGAAGGAGAAGACCGGGTAGTCCGGGTCGTGGTGGGGCACGACGAAGGTCTGCGCGCCGGGCGTGGTGAGGAACTGCTCCACGGTCGGCTTGACCGCGGGCAGCTCGGTCGCGTGGTGACGGCGGTTGCCGTAGACGTCGAAGAGGAGGTCGAAGATGCGGCGCTCGGTCTCCTCGTCCCAGGTGGTGGGGAGCGTGGCGAAGGCGTCGGCGACGGCCCGGATCTTCTTGTCGCCGTCGCGCCAGGGGGTGAGCAGCGGGAGGAAGACGTCGGCGCGGTGGCGGGGGAGGTCGCGCCAGCGGGTCGGGCGCTTCTCGAACATGGTGAGCGTGTACCGGTTGACCCAGAACAGGTTCTGGCTCATGTCGCGCAGCAGCGCGAAGCGACTCTCGTAGGCACCGTTGGTGACCCGCTCCAGGATGTCGGTGCCGGTGGGCGCCTTTGCCTCGAAATCGCGACCGACGATGGCCGTGAACTGTTCCAGGTCGTCGATGACGGAAAAATCGAGTTCACCGAGAAAATTTGCGGGAAAGACCAGTCGGTCGTGGTTGTTGACCACGAACGGTTTCATGTGACGACCTCCAGCAGCGGCGACGACCGGCGAGATCGCCAGGCGGGACGCGGTGCGGCCTGGTCGATCGGATCGGTTGCGGTGCCTGCAACGCTATCGATGAACAGTCACGATCGGAATGTGATCCAGCCGCCGAGTGTGCGCTCTCACGGATGGTCGGTCAACTCCGACTGTTACCGGCGAGAATGTTACCGGTCGGTCTACTCGCCGGTTCTCGGAAAGAGCTCCGCAGACCCGCAGGTTGACGGGCGGGCTGGTCCACAGTGGAACGATCACCGGGCGTGGCCGGTCGGCCCCGGCACGTGCACACGCCGACGGGGGCATGGTCGTCGGCGTCACAGTCCGCGCGGTGATCGTCACCCGCGCTCCGGGTGCACGCCATCGTCCGAACGGAGGAGGACAGGGCTCGTCCTCCGATGTGGACGGTCGTACGCGGGCGCCGCGGCGGCCGCCCGGCGGCGCACGGTGGGAATGCGACTGCGGAATGCGATCCCGAATCCCCGGACACCGTTCCGGGGCGCTCCGGTGTTCAGCCGTGGGCGGTGGCCGGGGCCGGGGCCGCTACGGTCTCCGCCTTCGGCGCGGGTGTGAGCAGCACCAGGACCGTGGCGAGCAGCCCGGCGGCACCCGCCGCGACGAAGGAGATCGTGTACGCCGTGGCCGAGGGCGGTCCGCCGTCGCCGAGCACGTAGGTCGCCGTCACCGCGGCGACGACCGCGGTGCACGAGCTCGTGCCGAGCTGCCGGGCCAGGGTGTTGAGGCTGTTCGCCGCGGCGGTCTCCGACTCCGGCACCGCCCGCATGATCGTCAGTGGGATCGCCGAGTAGGCGAGCGCGGCGCCGACCGCGGCCACGGTCGAGGCGGCCACCAGGAGCGGCACCGTCGAGGGCATCGCGGCGAAGGCGAAGTTGCCCGCCCCGAGGAGCAGCGTGCCGACCACCAGGGTGGTGCGCGGGCCCCGCAGCCGCGACAGCCGGGCCGAGGCCGAGGAGAACACCACCATCGACCCGCCCATCGGCAGCAGCACCAGTCCGGCGACGACCAGCGAGAGCCCGAACCCGTAGCCGGTCGTGACCGGGGCCTGCAGGATCTGGGTGGCGAGCACGAAGCCCGCGAACATCGAGAAGCCCACCAGCACCGAGGCGAGGTTGGTCAGCAGCACGGCGGGCCGTGCCGAGACCCGCAGGTCCACCAGCGGCGCGGGGACGCGCAGCTCGTACCAGGCGGTCGCGGCCACCAGCACCACGGTGCCGGCGAACAGGCCGAGCACGGTCGCCGACGTCCAGCCCCAGTCGTCGCCCTTGGAGATCGCCAGCATCAGGCACACCAGTGCGCCGCCGACGCCGAACGCCCCCGGCACGTCGAACCGGCCGCCGGTGCGCAGCCGTGACTCGGCCACCAGCCGCCGGACCAGCAGGATCTGCAGCACACCGAGCACCGCGGCCCCGGCGAACAGCCAGCGCCAGCTCGCGAACTGGGCGACGACGCCGGTGATCGGCAGCCCGATGGCCCCGCCGAAGCCGAGCGAGGACGACATCAGCCCGACCCCGGACCCGACCCGGTCGGCGGGCAGGACGTCGCGCATCAGGCTCATCCCGAGCGCGATCACGCCGAACGCGGCGCCCTGCAGCACCCGGGCGACGAGCAGCAGCTCGATCCCGGGCGCCAGCGCGCCGAGCAGCGACCCCACCCCGACCAGGCCGAGCGCCACGAGCAGCATCCGGCGCTTGCCGAACATGTCGCCGAGCCGCCCCAGCACCGGCGCCGACACCGCGCCGGCGACGAGGTTGGCGGTGATCAGCCACGACGCCGTCGACCCGCTGACGTCGAGCAGCTCCGGGAATCGCGGCAGCAGCGGCACGACCATGGTCTGGACCAGTGAGACGAGCAGTCCGCAGGAGGCCAGGACGGCGATCGCGACGCCGGGGCGCGGCGGCGCCGGTGCGGTTCCCCCGGGGTGGGTGCTCTCGGGCTGCTGGTGCGGACGGCGTGCCCGGAACACTCGACCTCCGTGGTGGGGTGACGGATCGTGCTGACGGTGGACCCCCGCCGAAGCGGGAGCCACCCATCAGATGAGCACGCCGGTCACCCGTCCGGCAAGCCGGGTCACTCCGCGCGCGGGGGGACCGGCTCGGGCGGCGGCGGGCCGTCGTAGACCGCGGAGGGGCGGATCAGCCGGCGCTGCGCGGCCTGCTCCAGCACGTGTGCACACCAGCCGACGACCCGGCTGACCGCGAACGTCGGCGTGAACATGCTGCGGGGGATCCCGCAGCTCTCCATCACCACGCCCGCGTGGAACTCCACGTTCGCGAACAGCGGGTGGTCCGGACGCAGCTCGGCGAGGGTGGCGGCGACCCGCCGTTCGGTGTCGGCGGCCCGCGCGGGCAGCGGCCCGCCCAGCTCCGCGGCCACCTCGCGCAGCAGCGCCGAGCGCGGGTCCGGCCCGCGGTAGACGGCGTGGCCGAACCCCATGATCCGCATCCCCGCGGCGAGCCGGTCGGCCACCCAGCGCTCCGGTGAGCCGCCGGCGTCACGGTCGATCGCGTCGAGGCTCTCCAGCGCGCGGTCGGGGGCGCCCCCGTGCAGCGGCCCGGCGAACGCGCCGAGCGCGGCGACCACGCAGGACGCGACGTCGGCGCCGGTGGAGGCGACCACCCTGGCGGTGAAGGTGGAGGCGTTGAAGCCGTGGTCCACCGTCGCCACGAGGTAGGCGTCGAGCGCGCGGACGTGCGCCGGCGCGGGCTCGGCACCGGCCAGCATCCACAGCCAGTTCGCGGCGGACGACAGGTCGGTGCGCGGGGCGACCGGGTCGAGGCCGTGACGCAGCCGGTGCAGCGCGGCGAGGACGGTCGGTGTCGCGGCACAGACGGTCGCGGCGTCGCGGGGGCCCGCCGTCGGGTCGTCCCAGAGCGGGCGCATCCCGTGCTGCGGGCCGAGCAGCGACAGCGCGGTGCGCAGCCCGGCGAGCAGGTCGGGTCCGCAGGCCTCGGCGATCGCGGGCAGCTGCGCGGCGACGGCGTCGGGCAGGGCCCGGCGCTGCGCGGTGGTGGCGGCGAACTCCGCGAGCTCGGCGGCGCCCGGGAGGCGGCCGTGGACGAACAGGAACCACACGTCGTCGAAGGTGCGGGTGCGCGCGAGGTCGACCGCGGAGTACGGGCCGTAGTGGTAGAAGCCCTCGTCCCCGCGGACGTCCCCGATCCGGGTACTGGTGACGGCGACGCCGCGCAGGCCCGGTGGGACCTGCGGGGCGGCGGTGCCGGTGCTGTCGGTGCTGGTCATGACCGGACCGTCCGCCCGTCGGGAATCGTTGTCAATATTGATCGGATCAATGTTGATACGGCCCATCTCGTGGAGTACCTGACCGTCGCCGAGACCGCGGAACGCCTCGGCGTGAAGCGGGAGACCGTCTACGCCTACGCCAGCCGCGGGCTGCTGACCAGCGTGCGCGGCGCGCAGCGGCGGGGCAGCCGGTTCGCCCAGGACGAGGTGGAGGCACTCGCCGCGCGCGGCCGGGAGGCGGGGGAACCGTCCGGGACGGTCGAGCGCATCAGGACGCGGATCACACTCGTCGCCGACGGGGGGCCGTGGTTCCGCGGGGTGGCGGCGCCGGCGCTCGCGGGATCGGCGGACCTCGAGCACGTCGCGGCGCTGCTGTGGGAGGTCCCGGGCCGGGTGTCGTTCGACGCCGCCCCGGACCTGCTCGCCCCGGCGCGCGCCGTGCTAGCCGCCGCCCCCGCCGGGGCACGGGCGACCGACCGGTTCCGGCTCGTCGTCGCCGCGGTGGCCGCCGCCGACCCGCTGCGTGCCGCCGCCCGGCCGGGCGCGGTGGTGGCGACGGCGTCGGCGCTGCTGGGGACGGTCGTGACCACACTCGCCGGGGACTCGGGGCCCGGACCGGCCGACCTGGCCGAGCGGCTGCTGCCGGCGCTCCTGCGTGACCCGGGCCGGGCACCCGCGCCGGCGACGGCCGGGCACGTCCGCGCCGCGCTGGTCCTGCTCGCCGACCACGGCCTGGCGTCGTCGACGGTCGCGGCCCGGGTCGCCGCGAGCACCCTGGCCGACGTGCACGCCGTCGTCTCGGCCGGGCTCGGAGCCCTGGACGGGCCCCGCCACGGACTGGTCAGCGGGCTCGCCCACCGCTTCCTCGCCGAGGCCCAGGACGACCCGTCCGGCGCGCTCGCCCAGCGGCTGCGGGCCGGCGAGCGGGTCCCGGGCTTCGGGCACTCGGTGTACCGGGGCACCGACCCGCGCGCGACGGTGCTGCTCGACCGGCTCCGCGCGGACCCGGCCGCGGACCGCGTCGTGGCCTGCGTCGACGCCGTCGTCGCGGGGATGGACCGGGGTGGGGACGGCCCCGCCCCGAACGTCGACCTCGCACTCGCCGCGCTGATGCACGCCCACGACCTGCGCCCCGACGCCGGCGAGCTGCTGTTCGCGTGCGCCCGAACCGTCGGCTGGGTGGCGCACGCCCTGGAGGAGTACGCCGATCCCGGCCTGCGGTTCCGGCCGACCGGCGTCTACACCGGGCCGCGGCCCGGGTCGACCAGCGACGCGAGCACCACCACGTTGTCGGTGTAGCTGCGCACGCCCCGGTCGAACGTCCCGCCGCAGGTGATCATCCGCAGGCCCGCGCCGGGCAGGTCGCCGTAGACGGCCGCGGTGGGGAAGCGGTCCTTGGCGTAGCGACGGACGGCCTGGACCTCGAAGGTCGCGGTGGTGCCGTCGGCGCGGTCGACCGACACCAGGTCACCGGGGGAGAGCGCGTGCAGCCGGAAGAACGGGCCCGGCTCGTGGTCCCAGTCGACGTGCGCCGCGAGCACCGCAGGCCCCCGGGAGCCCGGTGCGGGGGCGCCGGTGTACCAGCCGGTGGCGGCACCGTCGGGTGGCACCTCCAGCGTCCCCCGCCCGGTCAGGCCGAGCGGGACGAGCCCGCTGTCGAGCCCGATCGAGGGCGCCCGCGCCCGCACCGGGTCCGACGGCGACAGCGGGGCCGCCGCCGGGCGGAGCGTGGCCGTGGGCAGCGGCGGCACCGTTCCGCCGATCGCCACCGGCGGTGCCCCGAGCGGCACGGCCAGCGCCAGCACGACGAGCACCCCCCACCACACCCGTCGCACCCCGCGCGGCCCGCGGCGGCCGTGGGGCCCGGGCGGCTCCCGTCGACCGGCCCCGCACGCGGGGCCGCAGCGCCCGCGCCCGACCGGCCTCGTGCCCGGCGGACCGGTGCGTGCGGGGGTGCGGGTCACGAGTGGCGGGTGGTCAGGGGGAGCGACGCGCGGCCGGTGCGACGCCCGCTCCACACGACGACGCCCGCCCCGGCGGCGAGGACCGCACCGGTCCCGAACAGCAGGAACACCGTCGGGTCGACCCCGGCGCCGCCGGAGCCGTCACCGGCCTCGACACCGCCGCCGGGGACCGCGCGCACCTGCCCGGTGCCGGCGGCCGCGACGAGGTCCGGGCCCTCGCAGGCCCGGCCGTCGCCGTCGCGATCCAGGTTGTTCGGGTCCGAGGGGTCGGCGGCGAGCACCGCCTGGGCCTGGGCGCGGGAGAGGTCGACGCAGTCCAGGTCGCTGTCGCGGCCGGTGGCGGGAGCACCGGCCGCGGGAGTGGTCGTCTCCGGAGCGGTGGTCGTCTCCTCGGGGCCGGTCTCGTCCGGGTCGGTGGCGTCCGGGTCGTCGTCGGCCGGCGTCGCGTCGTCGGTGGGTTCCTCGGCCGGCGGCTCCTCGGTGTCCTCCTGGGCCGGGGCCGTGACGACGCTCGTCACCGGGGTGGCGGCCGGTTCCGCGGCCGACGCCGCCCCGGCCAGCGGGAGCCCGGCGAGCGCGGCGAGGGTGACGGTGGCGGCGACGGCGCCGGTGCGGCGGACGAGCGAACGTGCGGTCATGATCCACTCCCTGTGACGAACGTGATCCTCGTGACCGGTGGGGCGAACGGGACGCCCTGTCCGATGGCGGAGAGTGAAGCGACACCCGATCGGCGGGGCCAGGCGAGTCGCCCGTACGGGGATCACTGGGGCGAGTGGTGTCGCCAGGAGTGACCGGCTCCTCGGCGTGCCGGGCGCGCCCTGGCCGGTGCGACGTCCAGGATGGCGACGTGACCACCACCCCCGTCCCGCCCCGTCGCCGGTCGCTCGACGACGGCGTCTCCGACGCGTTCGTCGAGCTCTGGTCCCAGCGCCGGCCGTGCGTCCTGGTGACCCTGCGCCGCGACGGCACCCCGCACGCGGCGCCGGTGGGGGTGACCGTCGACGTGGCCGAGCGCACCGCCCGGGTGATCTGCAGCGGCGGGTCGCAGAAGGCGCGCAACGTCGCCGCGGCCGGACCGGACGGGGCCCGGGTCAGCGTCACCGTCGTCGACGGGCGCACCTGGTCCACCCTGGAGGGCCGCGCCGTCGTGCGGGACGAGCCCGACGTGGTCGCCGACGCCGAGCGCCGCTACGCCGCCGAGTACAAGCAGCCCCGGCCGAACCCCCGGCGGGTGGTGCTGCAGATCGCGGTCGACCGGGTCCTCGGCAACGCCTGAGGGGATACTCGCCGGTGTGGACCTGCCGGAGACGACCTTCCTCGGCCACAGCACCCTGCGACTGCGGATCGGTGGCCGCACCGTTCTCACCGACCCGGTGCTGGGGAACTCGGTCGGTCCGTTGCGCCGTACCGCGCCGGCCGTCGACCCGGCGGGGCCCGCGGGGGTCGACCTGGTCCTGATCTCCCACCTGCACGCCGACCACCTGCACCTGGCCTCGCTGCGCCGGCTGCCGCGGTCGGTGGAGGTCGTGGTGCCCACGGGGGCGGGCGACTGGCTCCGCCGCCGCGGCGTCGCCCGGGTCTCCGAGCTCGCCGTCGGGCAGACCCGCGTCGTCGACGGACTGCGCGTCACCGGCACCCCGGCCGACCACTCCGGGCACCGGTGGGGGCCGCGGTTCACCCGCGGACCGCAGGCCGACGCGATGGGACACCTGCTGGAGGGCGACGGTCTGCGCGTCTACGTCGCCGGGGACACCGGGCTGTTCCCCGGGCTCGACGACGTCGCCGCCCAGGGTCCGATCGACCTCGCCGCGCTGCCGGTGTGGGGCTGGGGCCCCAACCTGGGGCCGGGGCACCTCGACCCGGCCGGCGCCGCCGAGGCCGTCCGGCGGCTCGCACCGGCCGTCGCGGTGCCGGTGCACTGGGGGACCCTCGCCGTCGCCGGGCTGTGCTCGGTCCCGGGGCGGACCGGATCCCGGATGCGGGAGCTGCTCGTGCGCCCGCCGCACGACTTCGCCGACGCCGTCGCCGCGGCCGGGCTGCCCACCCGCACCCTGGTGCTCCCGCCCGGTGCCGCCGTCGGGACGCCGGCGTGAGCGCGCTGCAGCTGCTGGCCGCACCGGCGCAGGACTGGCTCGAGGCCGAACTCAGCCCGGACGCCGGGCGGATCGCCTACCTCGTCGTCGCTGGGGGAGTGCTGCTCGGATCGGTGCTGCCGGTGGTGCCGACCGGCGCGATCGTCGGTGCCGCCGCCGCGACGGCGATGACGAGTTCCGCGCTGTCGCTGCCGGTGGTGCTGCTGCTGGCCTTCGCCGCGGCCCTGCTGGGTGACCTCGTCACCTTCGCCGTCGCCCGGCTGGCCGGTGACCCGGTCCGTGCCGCGGTCGCGGGCGGGCGGCTCGGTGGTGCGCGCACCGCGGCCCGGATCGAACGCATGCGCGGCGCGTTCGCCGACCGCGGCTGGCTGGTCGTGCTGGTCGGACGGGTCGCCCCGGCGGGGCGGGTGCCGACCCTGATCGCGGCCGCGGTGTCGGGGATGACCTGGGCGAAGCTGGTGCCCGCCGTCGCGGCCGGTGCGGTGCTGTGGACGCTGCTCTACGGCGTGCTCGGGGTGCTGACCGGCAACCTCACCGACTCCCCGGTGGTGGCGGCGCTGCTCGCGGTCGGGCTGGTGGCCGTCGTCGCCGGGGTCACGGCGCTGGCCGGACGGGTGCGGTCCCGGTTGCGGGCCCGTCACCCCGTCGGCTGAGACCGGACGGCCCACCAGCGCACACGGAACCGGCCGGGCGCGACGGGAGGGGGGTGTCGCGCCCGGCCGGAGTGGGTGCCCGGGGCGTGGCGTCGCCCCGGGGAGATCGCATCAGTCGCCGTCGCCGAAGGGGTTGATGCCGAACGGCAGCTCGCCGGAGGAGCCGTCCTGCGGCACGGTCCGCGCCCCGTTCTGGGCGGTCGCGGCGGCGGTGTCCTCCACGCTGCCCAGGGTCACCGGCACCTCGCGGGCACCGGAGCCGCTGCCGACGTTCAGCGTGACCTGCTGGCCGGGGGCGAAGTTGCCGACCCGGGCGATCAGGTCCGCGAAGCTCGACACCGGGTACTCGTTGACCCGGGTCACGACGTCGCCCGCCGCGACGCCCGCGGCCGCCGCCGGCGAGTCCGGCTCCACCGAGGCGATCTGGGCGCCACCGGCCTCGCTCGTGGCGCCACCGGAGGACGCCACCGAGCCCTGCACGCCGAGCTGCGGCTTGGTCGCGACGCCGGAGTCCATCAGCTCCTGGGCGACCCGCCTGGCGGTGTCGACCGGGATCGCGAAGCCCAGCCCGATCGAGCCGGAACCCTGCCCGGCGGTGGCGATCGCCGAGTTGATGCCGACGACCTGCCCGGCCAGGTTGACCAGCGGACCGCCGGAGTTGCCCTGATTGATCGGTGCGTCGGTCTGCAGCCCGTTGTAGACGACCGGGGACTGGCCGTCGCCGCCCGCGGTGACGGTCCGGTTCAGCGCGGAGACGATGCCGGCGGTGACGGTGCCGGACAGCCCCTGCGGCGAGCCGTTCGCGACGACCTGCTCGCCGACCTGCACGCCCGAGGACTCCCCGAGGGTGGCCGGCTTGAGGTCCGAGGCGCCCTGCAGCCGGATGACGGCGAGGTCGTAGCCGGGGGAGGTGCCGACCACCGTCGCGGTGTACTGCCGGCCGTCGGCGGTGGACACCGTCATCCGCCCGCCGTCGCCGGCGCCGGAGACGACGTGGTTGTTGGTGAGGATCTGCCCGTCGGAGGTCAGGACGACCCCGGACCCCTCGGCGACGCCCTGCGCGGTGCGGACCTGGATGTCGACGGTGCTCGGGGTGATCGCGGCCGCGGCGCCGGCGATCGAGCCGTCGGCGGGGGTGGCCGGGGTGCCGGAGGCCGCCGCGCTGGTCAGCGTGGCGGGGGACGAGGAGCCGTCGAGCATCAGGTAAGCGCCACCGGCTCCGGCCGCGCCGCCGACGAGGGCGGCGGTCAGCGCGACGGCTGCGAGGCCCGCGCCGAACCGGCGCGGGGGCCCGGGCGCCGGACCCGGCTGCGGGAACGGCGGGTACACCGAGGTGGGCGGGCTGCCCGCCCCGTAGGCCGGGATCGTCGGGTTGCTGGCGGTCGCCCACGGCGGCGGAGTCGTCCGGTCGCCAGGGCCGGCGCCCTGCTGCCGGCGGTGGTCGGTGTCGGTCACGGTGGCCGCCTCCTGTGCCTGGACGTCGTCGGCGTGCGCGGTGGTGGCGGGGACCGCCCCGTCGTGCCGCTCGGGCCGGAAGGGGTCGGTGGCGTCGTCTCCGGTGGAGGTCCGTCCGTCGGACGGCTCGCCCGTTCCCGGCCCGTTCTCGGTCATGGTGCAACTGTGCGCCGCGACCCTGAGACGACCCTGTGACCGCGCTGGGAATCGCTCGGGCATCGGGTGAGAGTGCCCGTCGCGGCCGTGTCGGTCGGTCGGGACGCCCTGGTCAGGAGAGGGCGCCGACCACGGTGAGGACCCGGCCCCGGCACGGCGAGCGCGGCCCCGCCGCGGGCCCACCCACAGCACGGGGCGGAACCTTGAAGGTCAGGCGACCAGCTCCACGATCGTCGCGTTGGCGGTACCGCCGCCCTCGCACATGGTCTGCAGCCCGTAGCGGATCCCGCGGTCGCGCATGTGGTGCACCAGGCGGGTGAGCAGCACCGTGCCCGAGGCGCCCAGCGGGTGCCCGACGGCGATCGCCCCGCCGAGCGGGTTGAGCACGGCGTCGTCGGCGCCCAGCTCGGCCTGCCAGGCCAGCGGGACCGGCGCGAACGCCTCGTTGACCTCGCACGCGCCGATGTCACCGATCGACAGCCCGGAGCGCTTCAGCACCTTCTGCGTCGCCGGGATGGGGCCGGTCAGCATCCGCAGCGGGTCGGCGCCGGACACAGCCCCGGAGTGGTAGCGGACGATCGGGGTCAGGCCGAGCTCGCGGGCCTTCTCCGGGGTGGTGACCAGCACCGCCGACGCGCCGTCGGAGATCTGCGAGCTGTTCCCGGCGTGGATCACCCCGTCCGCGGAGAACGACGGCTTCAGCGCGGCCAGGGTGTCGGTGGTGGTCCCGCGGCGCAGGCCCTCGTCGGCGGTGAACCCGGGCGCCCCGGGTACCTCGACGAGCTGGTCGTCGAACGCGCCGGCGTCGATCGCGGCGGCGGCGAGCTCGTGGGACCGGGCGGCGTAGGTGTCGAGCCGGGTCCGCGACAGCGTCCAGTCCCGGGCGATCCGCTCGGCGCCGACACCCTGGTTGAAGTCGCCGTTCGGGAACTCCCCGGACTCCAGGTCGGCGCGGTAGCGCTCGCGCACCAGCGGTCCGTAGGGACGCCCCAGGTCGCGGCCCGCGCCCAGCGGCACCCGGGTCATCGACTCCACCCCACCGGCGACGACGACGTCGTACTGCCCGGCCAGCACCATCCCGGCCGCGAAGTCGAACGAGGACTGGCTCGACCCGCACGCCCGGTTCACCGTCACCCCGGGCACCGACTCCGGCCAGCCCGCGGCGAGCAGGGCGTAGCGGCCGATCTGCGCGGCCTGGTCGCCTACCTGGTTCACACAGCCCCACACGACGTCGTCGACGACGGCGGGATCGATCCCGGTCCGCTCGGCCAGGGCGGTGAGCACGGCGGCGGACAGGTCGACCGGGTGGACCTCGGCCAGCGAACCCTTCCGCTTCCCGATCGGTGTCCGGACGGCGGCACAGACGACGGCCTCGGGCATGACGGGTCCTCCTCGGTCACCGGTGACACGACTCGTTCGCGACGCTAAGCCATCGCAGGGGGTCGGCGCTGAGAGGGCGGTCACACCTTCGGATGCGCATCAGGTGTCGAGCCGCTCTGGATCGATGAGGTACCGTCTCCTCGTACGCGAAGGGGAGTAGCTCCCAACGCTGCGCTCGACATACTGGTCCGCCTCGTCCTGCGACGGCCGACCCGGGCGCAGCGGCCTGACCACCACCAGGCGAGCGAGACCTTCGATCCGGATACACCGGATCGAGGGCACCCATCCTCGGTCCGGTCGAGATCGAGGGATGGACATGGATGGATTCCTGATCGCGTTCGCGGTCAGCTTCGGCGTCATCTTCGTGGCCGAGCTGGGCGACAAGTCGCAGCTCATGGCCCTCACGTTCGCGACGCGCTTCAACGCGATCCCGGTCCTGATCGGGATCACGATCGCCACCTCGGTGACCCACCTCGTGTCGGTCGCCGTCGGCTACGGCCTGGGTGCGTCGATCCCGACCGGCTGGATCGCGCTGGTCGCCGCGGTCGCCTTCCTGGCGTTCGGCGCCTGGACGCTGCGCGGTGACAGCCTCTCCGAGGACGAGGAGGCCAAGGCCAGGCGGGCCGGCGGGTCCGCCGTCGTCGCCGCGTCGGTCGCGTTCTTCCTCGCCGAGCTCGGTGACAAGACGATGCTCGCGACGATCACCCTGGCCACTCAGCACGGCACCCTCGCCGGGTCGATCGGTATCTGGGCCGGGTCCACGGCCGGCATGGTCGCCGCGGACGCGCTGGCCATCGTCGTCGGGCGCCAGCTCGGCAAGCGGCTCCCGGAGCGGGCCATCTCGATCGGCGCCGCGGTGATGTTCTTCGTCTTCGGCGCCTGGCTGCTGTACGAGGCCGTCCCGCAGGTGTGGGGCGAGAACGCCTGGGCCCGCGTGTTCGACGTCGCCGGGCACCACGGGCTCGGGTGGGCCGCGCTGGTGCTGGGGGCACTCGCCGTGGGCGTCGGGCTGTGGTTCCGCGGTCGCGCGCACCGTGCCCGCGGGGAGCGCAGGCTCGACGTCGCCCGGACCCCGGGCAGCCCGGCCTGGTGGGCCCGCACGCTGTTCGTGCTGGCCGCGGTCCTCGGCTTCGGGGCGCCGCTGCTGGTGGCCCTCGACGTGCTGCAGCCGATCTCGGTGCTGGCCCGGCCGGCGGTCGCCGTAGTCGGGGCGGGGCTGCTGCTGCTCGGGTTCGCCGTCGTCGCGGTCGCGATGCTGCAGCTCGGCACGGTGTGGCGCCGCTCGGCCGCCGAGGCCGGTGCGGCCGCGGCCGGGGACCCGGACGCCGCACGACGCCCGGTGCTCGCCACCGGCGGGATCTACCGTCGTGTCCGCAACCCCGCGTTGACCGGCCTGATCGTCGGGTGCGCCGGGATGCTGTTCATGGCCCCGACCCTGCTCGGTGTGCTCGCCGGGGTGCTGATCCTGGTCGCGGTGCAGATCCAGGCCCGCGCGGTCTACGAGCCCGGCCTGGGCAGTGCTCTGGGCCCCGAGTACGCCGAGTACCGCGCCCGGACCGGCCGGTTCCTCCCGCGGGTCCGCACCGACCGCACGCCCGCGGGCGAGGGCGACCGCACGACCGTCGGCTGAGCGCCGCGCCGAGCCGACGGCCCCGCCGACTCCACGGCCCCGCCGGCGCTCCGACACCGAGGACTCCGCGGCACCGCCGCGCGACGACACCGCCCGCCCCAGTGCGACCGGGGCGGGCGGTGTCGTGTCCGGGTGATCCCGGGATCAGGTGTACCAGGTCGGCTCGGGCAGCTCGTCGCGCAGCACCCACGCCCCGACCTCGCGCCGCTTGTAGGCGACCGGGTCGTGCAGGGTGTGGGTGCGCACGTCGCGCCAGAAGCGGTCGAAGCCGAGCTCGGTCCGGGTCGCCC is a window from the Pseudonocardia sp. HH130629-09 genome containing:
- a CDS encoding TMEM165/GDT1 family protein; translation: MDGFLIAFAVSFGVIFVAELGDKSQLMALTFATRFNAIPVLIGITIATSVTHLVSVAVGYGLGASIPTGWIALVAAVAFLAFGAWTLRGDSLSEDEEAKARRAGGSAVVAASVAFFLAELGDKTMLATITLATQHGTLAGSIGIWAGSTAGMVAADALAIVVGRQLGKRLPERAISIGAAVMFFVFGAWLLYEAVPQVWGENAWARVFDVAGHHGLGWAALVLGALAVGVGLWFRGRAHRARGERRLDVARTPGSPAWWARTLFVLAAVLGFGAPLLVALDVLQPISVLARPAVAVVGAGLLLLGFAVVAVAMLQLGTVWRRSAAEAGAAAAGDPDAARRPVLATGGIYRRVRNPALTGLIVGCAGMLFMAPTLLGVLAGVLILVAVQIQARAVYEPGLGSALGPEYAEYRARTGRFLPRVRTDRTPAGEGDRTTVG